The Akkermansia muciniphila genome contains a region encoding:
- the galB gene encoding beta-galactosidase GalB: MFTNITRTTLCITAFSIASLMAAPLDVTKTESLDWNWKFARFGKMPDGSTQPEPGKAMGFATATSEESGNPADNAVDGDKSTRWCADGGKSGEKITVDMGRPVDVKTINILWEKQNNHLFKLEGSGDGKRWTTIEDKTSGQNNSKEDTVENKGGKPRYFRITCTGNNQGNWASIREITFKDGKGEIIRPQAATGASKADHPSSPGFNDKNWRSLNLPHDWGVEGPYRMDLPNETGKLPWDGIGWYRKTLEVPADAKGNQFYLDFDGIMSRPKIYVNGDLAGEWKYGYGSFRVDITPFLKFGQKNTIAVRVDNPPNSSRWYPGGGIHRHVWLTESNPVHIEHWGVFVKTPEVTKSAAKVEVDTTVKNTTDKPVIPTVTEEILDGDKVVAAATTKGEAIPAGEKGKVTSTLSLKNPILWTLQAPHLYKMKTTVKLGDKIIDQKLTNFGVRTIEWKPTGFYLNGERVQLKGVCQHHDLGPLGGAAHTRGYERQIEILKEFGVNSIRTSHNPPAPEVLDLCDKMGILVIDELFDMWHSAKKGQDYHNYFDEWHERDLVNFCHRDRNHPSVIAWSTGNEVPEQGNKNLHHVSQTLTDLFHREDPTRKVTAGCNDANAARNGFGDTMDVYGYNYKPWAYKAFSKDRPDQPFYASETSSCVSTRGEYFFPVDWNKGKGFFLYQVSSYDLYAPGWAYRPDVEFAAQDDNPNSAGEYVWTGFDYLGEPTPYNLDATNALNVPEGPEREKLMAELKKMGNRAPSRSSYFGIVDLCGFKKDRFYIYQAHWRPDVKMAHILPHWNWPERKGEVTPVHVYTSGDEAELFLNGKSQGVRKKGTGEKDRYRLVWEDVKYTPGTLKVVVKKDGKPWATDTVTTTGKPAALTLKPDRSEIKGDGYDLSYVTVAVRDAQGRMVPRSKNQLTFKVSGPADIAGICNGDPTDFTTMANPENKNIMKIKAFNGLAQVVLRSRKGESGKVTLQVISNGLKPAQTTVTVK, translated from the coding sequence ATGTTCACCAACATTACACGCACGACCCTCTGCATCACTGCGTTCAGCATCGCCAGCCTCATGGCGGCTCCCCTGGACGTAACCAAAACGGAGAGCCTGGACTGGAACTGGAAATTTGCCCGTTTCGGAAAAATGCCGGATGGCAGCACACAGCCGGAGCCCGGGAAAGCCATGGGATTCGCCACTGCCACCAGTGAGGAATCCGGTAATCCGGCGGACAATGCCGTGGATGGGGACAAATCCACCCGCTGGTGTGCCGACGGCGGCAAAAGCGGGGAAAAAATCACCGTGGACATGGGCCGTCCCGTGGATGTGAAAACCATCAACATCCTTTGGGAAAAACAGAACAACCATCTTTTCAAGCTGGAAGGCTCCGGTGACGGGAAACGCTGGACGACCATTGAAGACAAAACTTCCGGACAAAACAACTCCAAGGAAGACACGGTGGAAAACAAGGGCGGCAAGCCCCGCTACTTCCGCATTACCTGCACGGGCAACAACCAGGGGAACTGGGCCAGCATCCGTGAAATCACCTTTAAAGACGGCAAGGGGGAAATCATCCGCCCTCAGGCCGCTACCGGAGCCAGCAAGGCTGACCACCCCTCCAGCCCGGGCTTCAACGACAAAAACTGGCGTTCCCTGAACCTGCCGCATGACTGGGGTGTGGAGGGACCGTACCGCATGGACCTGCCCAATGAAACCGGCAAGCTCCCTTGGGACGGCATCGGCTGGTACCGCAAGACGCTGGAAGTTCCCGCGGACGCCAAGGGCAACCAATTCTATCTGGACTTTGACGGCATCATGTCCCGCCCGAAAATCTATGTGAACGGGGACCTGGCCGGAGAATGGAAATACGGTTACGGCTCCTTCCGCGTGGACATCACGCCCTTCCTGAAATTCGGCCAGAAAAACACCATTGCCGTCAGGGTGGACAATCCCCCCAACTCCTCCCGCTGGTATCCGGGCGGCGGCATCCACCGCCACGTCTGGCTCACGGAATCCAACCCCGTGCACATTGAACACTGGGGCGTCTTCGTCAAAACTCCGGAAGTCACCAAATCCGCCGCCAAGGTGGAAGTGGACACTACAGTGAAAAACACCACGGACAAGCCCGTCATTCCCACCGTTACGGAAGAAATCCTGGACGGTGACAAGGTAGTGGCTGCGGCCACCACCAAGGGGGAAGCCATTCCCGCCGGGGAAAAGGGCAAGGTCACCAGCACGCTGTCCCTTAAAAACCCCATCCTGTGGACGCTCCAGGCCCCCCATCTGTACAAGATGAAGACCACCGTCAAGCTGGGTGACAAAATCATTGACCAGAAGCTCACGAACTTTGGCGTACGCACGATTGAATGGAAACCTACGGGCTTCTACCTCAACGGAGAACGCGTTCAGCTCAAGGGCGTCTGCCAGCACCATGACCTGGGGCCGCTGGGCGGAGCCGCCCATACGCGCGGCTATGAACGCCAGATTGAAATCCTGAAGGAATTCGGCGTCAACTCCATCCGTACCTCCCACAACCCCCCCGCGCCGGAAGTGCTGGACCTGTGCGACAAGATGGGCATCCTGGTCATTGACGAACTCTTTGACATGTGGCACAGCGCCAAAAAGGGGCAGGACTACCACAACTACTTTGACGAATGGCATGAACGCGACCTGGTCAACTTCTGCCACCGGGACCGCAACCATCCCAGCGTCATCGCCTGGAGCACGGGCAATGAAGTGCCGGAACAGGGCAATAAAAACCTGCACCACGTCTCCCAGACCCTCACGGACCTCTTCCACCGGGAAGACCCCACCCGCAAGGTGACGGCAGGCTGCAATGACGCCAACGCCGCCCGGAACGGCTTTGGCGATACCATGGACGTTTACGGCTACAACTACAAGCCCTGGGCGTACAAGGCCTTCTCCAAGGACCGTCCGGACCAGCCCTTCTATGCCAGTGAAACCTCCTCCTGCGTCAGCACGCGCGGAGAATACTTCTTCCCCGTGGACTGGAACAAGGGCAAAGGCTTCTTCCTCTACCAGGTCAGTTCCTACGACCTGTACGCCCCCGGCTGGGCCTACCGCCCGGACGTGGAATTCGCCGCTCAGGACGACAACCCCAACAGCGCGGGCGAATACGTGTGGACGGGCTTCGACTACCTGGGCGAACCCACCCCGTACAACCTGGACGCCACCAACGCCCTGAACGTGCCGGAAGGGCCGGAACGCGAAAAACTGATGGCGGAACTCAAGAAAATGGGCAACCGCGCTCCCTCCCGCAGCTCCTACTTCGGCATCGTGGACCTGTGCGGCTTCAAGAAAGACCGCTTCTACATCTACCAGGCCCACTGGAGGCCGGACGTCAAGATGGCCCACATCCTGCCGCACTGGAACTGGCCGGAACGCAAGGGGGAAGTAACGCCCGTGCACGTCTACACCAGCGGGGATGAAGCGGAACTCTTCCTGAACGGAAAATCCCAGGGCGTCCGCAAAAAGGGCACCGGAGAAAAGGACCGCTACCGCCTCGTGTGGGAAGACGTGAAATACACGCCCGGCACCCTCAAGGTAGTCGTCAAAAAGGACGGGAAGCCCTGGGCTACGGATACGGTAACCACCACCGGAAAACCGGCGGCGCTCACCCTCAAGCCGGACCGTAGTGAAATCAAGGGAGACGGCTATGACCTCTCCTACGTCACCGTGGCCGTCCGTGACGCGCAGGGCCGCATGGTGCCCCGCAGCAAAAACCAGCTCACCTTCAAGGTAAGCGGTCCGGCGGACATCGCCGGCATCTGCAACGGAGACCCCACGGACTTCACCACCATGGCCAATCCGGAAAACAAGAACATCATGAAAATCAAGGCCTTCAACGGCCTGGCCCAGGTTGTTCTGCGCTCCCGCAAGGGTGAATCCGGAAAAGTGACGCTCCAGGTCATCTCCAACGGCCTCAAGCCGGCCCAGACGACCGTGACGGTTAAATAA